The Rhodococcus triatomae genome includes a window with the following:
- a CDS encoding lipase family protein, whose product MRRVARLGGVIVAALAMIAAALVVPPAVGAAPVFPAQDPDAFYAPPADLGARADGDVLRARTVPAPAYPGVDAWQILFRSTNSAGAPIAGVTTVLIPWGTPADRPLVSYQPFINSLGLQCAPSRQLFDGGLQEAPALNLLLQRGWAVAVPDHLGPTSAYGAAQLGGRLVLDGVRAAQRLPEAGLGRSPVGLAGYSGGGMATGWAAALAPTHAPEIDLVGAAIGGTPVDLGEIAGRLGGGASSAFGLGFAAAIGLEREYPTRAPLGDVLNDEGHALRDRMSNLCTDGILAAGAGRSIDELTTRPGVLDDSSVRTVMDENSLAHAPQVPRAPLYVWHGDADELVGMGPVQGTVGRYCASGARVQFAVLPGGDHGSTAVAGAAPAFAYLGDRFAGVAAPTTC is encoded by the coding sequence ATGCGCCGCGTCGCCCGTCTGGGCGGGGTGATCGTGGCGGCACTCGCGATGATCGCCGCCGCCCTGGTGGTGCCCCCGGCAGTGGGGGCGGCGCCGGTGTTTCCCGCCCAGGACCCCGACGCCTTCTACGCACCGCCGGCTGACCTCGGCGCCCGAGCGGACGGGGACGTGCTGCGGGCCCGCACCGTGCCGGCCCCGGCCTATCCGGGGGTGGATGCCTGGCAGATCCTGTTCCGGTCGACGAACTCCGCGGGCGCGCCGATCGCCGGGGTGACCACGGTGCTGATTCCGTGGGGGACGCCCGCCGATCGCCCACTGGTGTCCTACCAGCCGTTCATCAATTCACTCGGTCTCCAGTGTGCGCCGTCGCGGCAGCTGTTCGACGGGGGCCTGCAGGAGGCGCCGGCGTTGAATCTGCTGCTCCAGCGAGGCTGGGCGGTGGCGGTGCCCGATCATCTCGGACCGACCAGCGCCTACGGTGCGGCACAGCTCGGCGGCCGGCTCGTCCTCGACGGTGTCCGCGCCGCGCAGCGCCTGCCGGAGGCGGGCCTCGGGCGTAGTCCGGTCGGCCTGGCGGGGTACTCCGGTGGCGGCATGGCCACGGGCTGGGCGGCTGCCCTGGCGCCCACCCATGCGCCGGAGATCGACCTGGTCGGTGCGGCGATCGGCGGTACCCCGGTGGATCTGGGGGAGATCGCGGGCCGGCTCGGCGGCGGGGCGAGTTCGGCCTTCGGACTCGGATTCGCGGCCGCGATCGGACTCGAACGCGAGTACCCGACGCGAGCGCCGCTCGGCGACGTCCTCAACGACGAGGGGCACGCGTTGCGGGACCGGATGAGCAACCTGTGCACGGACGGCATCCTGGCCGCCGGCGCCGGCCGCAGCATCGACGAGCTCACCACCCGGCCCGGGGTGCTCGACGATTCCTCGGTCCGCACGGTGATGGACGAGAACAGCCTCGCGCACGCGCCGCAGGTGCCCCGCGCCCCGCTCTACGTGTGGCACGGTGACGCCGACGAACTGGTCGGCATGGGTCCCGTGCAGGGCACCGTGGGCCGCTACTGCGCCTCGGGGGCGCGGGTCCAGTTCGCCGTCCTGCCCGGGGGCGATCACGGCAGTACCGCGGTGGCCGGTGCCGCGCCCGCGTTCGCGTACCTCGGTGACCGGTTTGCCGGAGTGGCAGCGCCGACGACCTGTTGA
- the dnaG gene encoding DNA primase, with protein MAGRIPDRDIAAIRERTRIEDIVGEYVSLRAPRGDSMMGLCPFHDEKSPSFHVRPNHGHFHCFGCGEGGDVYSFLQKMEHISFVEAVEQLADRLGYSISYEGGGTSVQRDRGTRARLVAANAAAQEYYAEQLRTPEAQAARDYLTERNFDESAAATFGCGYAPGGWDTLTKHLQGRGFEAKELIAAGLSKEGRRGPIDRFHRRLLWPIRNLAGDVIGFGARKLFDDDTMPGKYVNTPETVLYKKSQVLFGLDLAKRDIAKGHQAVVVEGYTDVMAMHLAGVPTAVAACGTAFGEDHLAMLRRLLMDDSYHRGEIIYTFDGDSAGQAAAMKAFEGDQKMVGQSFVSVAPDGMDPCELRQKSGDVAVRDLVARRTPMFQFVVKSILAEHDLETAEGRVEALRRTVPVVAQIRERTLRDSYAVQLAGWVGWDDLPAVRARVREEARKRASGRGSAEPPRRRAVREETPEPAQLPVGLPRPRPADPVLWPQRDALKAALQYPGVAGTVFDSLPAETFTHPTYAAIRESMSAAGGTSAGIGGAEWVDVVTRGLEDPTAVSVVSELAVEALPAEEDTVPRYINGVMARLQEQWVGEQVADLKSKLQRISPADDADRYYLLLGDLTALEQYRRSLKDQAVGDSQAGGMAG; from the coding sequence GTGGCTGGCAGAATCCCCGATCGAGACATAGCGGCGATTCGTGAGCGCACCCGGATCGAGGACATCGTCGGCGAGTACGTCTCGCTCCGGGCGCCCCGTGGCGACTCGATGATGGGGCTGTGCCCGTTCCACGACGAGAAGTCCCCGTCGTTCCACGTACGGCCCAATCACGGCCATTTCCACTGCTTCGGGTGTGGTGAGGGCGGGGACGTGTACTCGTTCCTGCAGAAGATGGAGCACATCAGTTTCGTGGAGGCCGTCGAGCAGCTGGCGGACCGACTGGGTTACTCGATCTCGTACGAGGGTGGCGGCACCTCGGTACAGCGCGACCGCGGCACCCGGGCCCGGCTGGTGGCCGCCAATGCCGCGGCCCAGGAGTACTACGCGGAGCAACTGCGGACACCGGAGGCGCAGGCGGCGCGGGATTACCTCACCGAGCGGAACTTCGACGAGTCGGCGGCCGCGACGTTCGGGTGCGGATATGCGCCCGGTGGCTGGGACACGCTGACGAAACACCTGCAGGGCAGGGGTTTCGAGGCGAAAGAGCTCATCGCCGCCGGATTGTCCAAGGAGGGCAGGCGGGGCCCCATCGACCGCTTCCACCGGCGGCTGCTGTGGCCGATCCGCAATCTCGCCGGGGACGTCATCGGGTTCGGTGCCCGTAAGCTCTTCGACGACGACACGATGCCCGGGAAGTACGTGAACACCCCGGAAACCGTGCTGTACAAGAAGTCTCAGGTGCTGTTCGGGCTCGATCTGGCCAAGCGGGACATCGCGAAGGGGCATCAGGCCGTCGTCGTCGAGGGCTACACCGACGTCATGGCGATGCATCTGGCCGGGGTGCCGACGGCTGTCGCGGCCTGTGGGACGGCGTTCGGCGAGGACCACCTGGCCATGCTGCGCCGGTTGCTCATGGACGACAGCTACCACCGTGGCGAGATCATCTACACCTTCGACGGGGACTCGGCCGGCCAGGCCGCGGCGATGAAGGCGTTCGAAGGCGATCAGAAGATGGTGGGGCAGTCGTTCGTGTCGGTGGCGCCGGACGGCATGGACCCGTGCGAGTTGCGTCAGAAGTCCGGCGACGTCGCGGTGCGTGATCTGGTCGCGCGGCGGACGCCGATGTTCCAGTTCGTGGTGAAGTCGATCCTCGCCGAGCACGACCTCGAGACCGCCGAGGGGCGGGTGGAGGCGCTGCGCCGCACCGTCCCCGTCGTCGCGCAGATCCGGGAGCGCACGTTGCGGGACAGCTACGCGGTGCAACTTGCCGGGTGGGTCGGCTGGGACGATCTGCCCGCCGTGCGGGCGCGAGTGCGCGAGGAGGCACGCAAACGGGCCTCCGGCCGTGGTTCGGCGGAGCCCCCGCGTCGCCGCGCCGTCCGCGAGGAAACCCCCGAGCCCGCGCAGTTGCCGGTCGGGCTGCCGCGTCCTCGCCCGGCGGATCCGGTTCTGTGGCCGCAGCGTGACGCGCTGAAGGCGGCACTGCAGTACCCCGGGGTGGCGGGCACCGTGTTCGATTCACTGCCTGCGGAGACGTTCACCCACCCGACGTACGCCGCGATCCGCGAGTCGATGAGCGCGGCGGGTGGTACCAGCGCGGGTATCGGCGGCGCCGAGTGGGTCGACGTGGTCACTCGTGGCCTCGAGGACCCGACCGCGGTGTCGGTGGTCTCGGAGCTGGCGGTGGAGGCGCTTCCCGCGGAGGAGGACACCGTTCCGCGATACATCAACGGGGTGATGGCCCGGCTGCAGGAGCAGTGGGTGGGGGAGCAGGTTGCCGATCTCAAGTCCAAGCTGCAGCGGATCTCGCCCGCGGACGACGCCGACCGGTACTACCTGTTGCTGGGTGACCTCACCGCGCTCGAGCAGTACCGCCGCAGCCTCAAGGACCAGGCGGTCGGGGACAGCCAGGCCGGCGGGATGGCGGGCTGA